In one window of Methanomicrobiales archaeon DNA:
- a CDS encoding family 43 glycosylhydrolase: MITGRNAKKYLAAVLLVLLASPAMGLGIYADDFESAVVKGVIDPATPFAALEAGETFGAAYREGGTYYLYTSYAANIYVRKATDGRTWDDRSLVLTRGGAGGWDSTKVYCPMVWKEGGTYYMIYGGYDDGGITAVGLATASHPEGVWRKDPANPVYQNPPATGWSGGGAEPWGIQKVDGVYHLWVNNYGGAGHGGVGERQLGLVTSPNLREWRGDPDNPLFVGQRFCPFPFRVGEMYYLLVTHQYAGSDYAVLELYRCCNPLFHPEDREFVGVVLNTPRSSTSGFGRDLDTPAPVFTDATFVLAEDPVRFYYAVESGSAWKMGLFTLAHSALGDTTLFPDVHTSENEPSTAFSLSTDTSIRGSRSLKIAVTPSNECYRVFTNSDSGRISFWVNAKDSSSSALYGLSDRNAEVIALQMYTNMKLQYKDGDMLKSGTFVRMKGEWYRIVVDYSLADGTWSYTVLDASGVVREQIADIALASRPSRINAFLFYRVKNPAGALYIDDLRI, from the coding sequence ATGATTACTGGCCGGAATGCTAAAAAGTATCTGGCTGCAGTCCTGCTGGTGCTGCTGGCCTCGCCGGCGATGGGGCTGGGGATCTATGCTGACGATTTCGAATCGGCGGTAGTCAAAGGCGTTATAGACCCAGCAACGCCGTTTGCGGCGTTGGAAGCCGGCGAGACGTTCGGCGCAGCCTACCGGGAGGGGGGAACCTATTATCTCTACACCTCCTACGCCGCGAACATCTACGTTCGCAAGGCGACCGACGGCAGAACCTGGGACGATAGATCGCTGGTCCTGACCCGGGGCGGCGCCGGCGGGTGGGACAGCACGAAAGTCTATTGCCCGATGGTCTGGAAGGAAGGTGGAACCTACTACATGATCTACGGCGGGTACGACGACGGGGGCATCACCGCCGTCGGTCTTGCCACCGCCTCGCACCCCGAAGGGGTCTGGAGGAAAGACCCCGCGAACCCGGTCTATCAGAATCCGCCCGCGACGGGCTGGTCCGGCGGCGGCGCCGAACCCTGGGGCATCCAGAAGGTTGACGGCGTGTATCACCTCTGGGTCAACAACTACGGCGGCGCCGGCCACGGGGGCGTCGGGGAGCGCCAACTGGGGCTGGTTACATCCCCGAACCTGCGGGAGTGGAGGGGCGATCCGGACAACCCCCTGTTCGTCGGGCAGAGGTTCTGCCCCTTCCCCTTCCGGGTCGGGGAGATGTACTACCTCCTCGTGACACACCAATACGCGGGGTCCGATTACGCTGTTCTGGAGCTTTACCGGTGCTGCAATCCCCTGTTCCACCCGGAGGACCGCGAGTTCGTCGGGGTCGTTCTGAACACGCCGCGCAGCAGCACCTCCGGCTTCGGCAGGGATCTCGATACTCCGGCCCCGGTCTTCACCGACGCAACGTTCGTCCTGGCAGAAGATCCGGTCCGGTTCTACTATGCCGTCGAATCAGGCTCTGCCTGGAAGATGGGCCTGTTTACTCTGGCACACTCCGCCCTCGGCGACACCACTCTCTTCCCGGATGTGCATACCTCGGAGAATGAACCCTCGACGGCGTTCAGTCTCTCCACGGATACCTCGATCCGCGGGAGCCGATCCCTGAAGATCGCCGTAACCCCCTCCAATGAGTGCTATCGCGTTTTCACGAACTCGGATTCAGGCCGCATCAGTTTCTGGGTCAACGCGAAAGATTCGTCCAGTTCGGCCCTCTACGGCCTGAGCGACAGGAACGCCGAGGTGATCGCCCTCCAGATGTACACGAACATGAAACTCCAGTACAAAGATGGAGACATGCTAAAATCTGGCACTTTCGTGCGAATGAAGGGTGAATGGTATCGCATCGTCGTCGATTACTCCCTTGCGGACGGGACCTGGAGCTACACCGTTCTCGACGCATCTGGCGTTGTGCGGGAGCAGATCGCCGACATCGCACTCGCCTCCCGCCCCTCCCGGATCAACGCGTTCTTGTTCTACCGCGTCAAAAATCCCGCAGGTGCACTCTATATCGACGATCTCCGAATCTAG
- a CDS encoding pyridoxamine 5'-phosphate oxidase family protein translates to MVRRPEELVEMPEERHTVPIATAGEAGQPNVTPKYCMVRGEETRILNELCVRQTYENLKEASAPFRAANLQ, encoded by the coding sequence ATGGTCAGGAGGCCCGAAGAACTCGTCGAGATGCCGGAAGAGCGGCACACGGTCCCGATAGCCACCGCGGGGGAGGCTGGACAGCCGAACGTGACTCCCAAGTACTGCATGGTTCGCGGCGAGGAGACCCGGATTCTCAACGAACTCTGCGTCCGCCAGACGTACGAGAACCTGAAGGAGGCTTCTGCCCCCTTCCGTGCTGCGAATCTCCAGTAA
- a CDS encoding HEAT repeat domain-containing protein yields the protein MSAEAERPRRYQDVYTWIGRLRDRSHPDERLRAIEALESLNDPRAVAPLVEGLNDDDPEIRKRSAQALLRLQSVRAVDALVERLMDQNEHWMTRRLAAESLRRIRGARALEALAQFQPRQDPAGVPTGSGK from the coding sequence ATGAGCGCGGAAGCAGAAAGGCCACGGAGATACCAGGACGTATACACCTGGATAGGGCGGCTGCGGGACCGGAGCCATCCCGATGAGCGGCTCCGTGCCATCGAGGCCCTGGAATCGCTGAACGATCCGAGAGCCGTCGCTCCCCTTGTCGAGGGGCTCAACGACGACGACCCCGAGATCCGGAAGCGGTCAGCACAGGCCCTGCTTCGCCTGCAGAGCGTCCGTGCGGTGGATGCGCTGGTAGAACGGCTGATGGACCAGAACGAGCACTGGATGACCCGGCGTCTGGCCGCAGAGTCCCTGCGGAGGATAAGGGGGGCCCGTGCCCTGGAGGCGCTGGCACAGTTCCAGCCACGGCAGGACCCTGCCGGGGTGCCGACCGGGTCAGGCAAGTAG
- a CDS encoding GNAT family N-acetyltransferase, protein MIRHAAVALEPLDEDDLPALHAIVSEPEVNRYLDLIPPIPLQKTREFAATATAGGGRIWGIRVDGMLVGAVGILPGEPGTKLSHSASLFIYLTPRCWGRGIGSAALQAALGEAERLGFERIEALVAESNVRALGLFQQNGFAVEGRLRRAFKTGSEYQDLILLAKLL, encoded by the coding sequence ATGATCCGCCACGCCGCCGTCGCGCTGGAACCGCTGGACGAAGACGACCTGCCCGCCCTGCACGCAATCGTCTCGGAGCCGGAGGTGAACCGCTATCTCGACCTGATCCCGCCCATCCCCCTGCAGAAGACACGCGAGTTCGCCGCCACCGCGACGGCGGGCGGCGGCAGGATCTGGGGCATTCGCGTCGATGGGATGCTGGTCGGGGCCGTCGGGATCCTGCCGGGGGAGCCGGGCACGAAGCTCTCCCACAGCGCCAGCCTCTTCATCTACCTTACTCCCCGCTGCTGGGGCCGGGGCATCGGTTCGGCGGCGCTGCAGGCGGCCCTCGGCGAGGCGGAGAGACTGGGCTTCGAGCGGATCGAGGCGCTGGTCGCGGAGTCGAACGTGCGGGCGCTCGGGCTCTTCCAGCAGAACGGGTTCGCGGTGGAAGGGCGCCTGCGGCGCGCCTTCAAGACGGGATCGGAATACCAGGACCTGATCCTGCTGGCGAAGCTGCTGTAA
- a CDS encoding DUF2795 domain-containing protein codes for MERQTGYRRVEGSRSTAGLRVLSAKDLKKTRIQNTRGEDLGTIEDLMLDVSAGEVVYAVLAYGGVPGVGAKHFAIPWEAITPRPEEKVLVAPIPKERLEQAEGIDMDNPPVEPNWDLVETARPPAARPMEAAPGVTPPPPTERERAEVPIEAAATATSFKQMTTAMRGGRREERVPTQEEMPPAARTEIVQERGMAATGAGFEHLSAADLQSYLKGMDYPAGKQDLIRHAEEQRAPSSVHEVLLRFEDREYRSAADVSREFGLVKEPGRMRTISEAPREMRPMAEEEALKHVSAAGLQSYLRGMDYPAGKQDLIRHAEANNAPPAVVESLRRFEEREYRSAAEVSQEFGRIK; via the coding sequence ATGGAAAGACAGACGGGATACAGGAGAGTGGAAGGGAGCCGCAGCACTGCAGGACTGCGGGTTCTCTCCGCGAAGGACCTGAAAAAGACCAGGATCCAGAATACCCGGGGGGAGGATCTCGGGACGATCGAGGACCTGATGCTGGACGTGAGCGCGGGGGAAGTGGTCTATGCCGTCCTCGCGTACGGGGGCGTCCCCGGCGTCGGGGCGAAGCACTTCGCCATTCCCTGGGAAGCCATAACGCCCCGCCCCGAGGAGAAGGTGCTGGTCGCACCGATCCCGAAGGAGCGGCTCGAACAGGCAGAAGGCATCGACATGGACAATCCGCCCGTGGAGCCGAACTGGGATCTCGTGGAGACAGCCCGTCCGCCCGCTGCCCGCCCGATGGAGGCCGCCCCGGGGGTGACGCCTCCGCCCCCGACAGAGCGGGAACGCGCCGAGGTGCCGATAGAGGCAGCGGCAACTGCGACCAGCTTCAAGCAGATGACAACCGCCATGAGGGGCGGGCGGCGTGAGGAACGTGTCCCGACGCAGGAGGAGATGCCGCCCGCCGCTCGGACCGAGATCGTGCAGGAGCGCGGGATGGCCGCCACCGGAGCGGGCTTCGAGCACCTCAGCGCTGCCGATCTCCAGTCCTACCTGAAAGGCATGGACTATCCCGCCGGGAAACAGGATCTCATCCGCCACGCCGAGGAGCAGCGCGCCCCGTCCAGCGTGCACGAAGTCCTGCTCCGGTTCGAGGACAGGGAGTACCGCTCTGCCGCCGACGTCAGCAGGGAGTTCGGTCTCGTGAAAGAACCGGGTCGCATGCGGACCATCTCCGAGGCGCCGCGGGAGATGCGGCCGATGGCCGAAGAGGAAGCCCTGAAGCACGTGAGTGCGGCGGGCCTGCAGTCCTACCTGAGGGGCATGGACTACCCCGCGGGAAAGCAGGATCTCATCCGCCATGCCGAAGCGAACAACGCCCCGCCAGCCGTCGTCGAGTCGCTGCGGCGGTTCGAGGAGAGGGAGTACCGCTCCGCAGCGGAAGTGAGTCAGGAGTTCGGGCGGATCAAATAA
- a CDS encoding fasciclin domain-containing protein, which translates to MQIRHAILILLAVLAVSALLAGCTAPPQGNATPPPTATTAAAGTVTETPTPAVRPSAPTVIEAVESDNRFTTLARVIREADTTFLRTTLSGNQSFTLFAPTDDAFDRLSNETIEILLNQPEGELTQLVRYHIVPGSYAPDRLPHLVNSNVSGLSGDPLTFAGTGGNLMVNGAAIDTAGAIQASNGYVYPIDAVLMRPNVTYTPTPTAIPTATTAPPNTTPSG; encoded by the coding sequence ATGCAGATCCGGCATGCCATCCTGATCCTGCTGGCAGTTCTGGCCGTCTCGGCCCTCCTGGCAGGCTGCACGGCACCCCCTCAGGGGAATGCGACCCCCCCTCCGACCGCCACGACCGCGGCAGCGGGAACCGTGACCGAAACGCCGACACCTGCGGTCCGCCCCTCCGCCCCGACCGTCATCGAGGCCGTAGAGTCGGACAATCGGTTCACCACGCTGGCCCGGGTGATTCGGGAGGCCGACACGACGTTCCTCCGCACTACCCTGAGCGGAAACCAGTCCTTCACGCTCTTCGCACCGACCGACGACGCCTTCGATCGGCTCTCCAACGAGACGATCGAGATCCTCCTCAACCAGCCGGAGGGGGAGCTGACCCAGCTGGTCCGCTACCATATCGTCCCCGGCAGCTACGCGCCCGACAGGCTCCCGCATCTGGTCAATAGCAACGTCTCCGGATTGAGCGGGGATCCGCTCACGTTCGCCGGAACCGGCGGCAACCTGATGGTGAACGGCGCCGCCATCGATACCGCCGGCGCCATCCAGGCGTCCAACGGCTACGTCTATCCGATCGATGCCGTGCTGATGCGTCCCAACGTGACCTACACGCCGACGCCGACGGCCATCCCTACCGCGACCACCGCTCCGCCCAACACCACCCCCTCGGGCTGA
- a CDS encoding PAS domain S-box protein, protein MPAEDVRPKVEALHDRLQDIIREIPPARQSRARELLDGLAADCEAEIRRLREQNAALRESERLYRTLVEASPDAIVVHDRDGRLLYANPSALRLTGTGIGDMKDRSVLDVLPSGERDALQGDIHKVMAGEILPPLLMPMTLPGGKHVPVEVTAAPVEIHGSPAVQVHMRDITDRCGHEEVYRLLVDRSLQSLTIFTRSGPVFANRRALEICGYSREELLSFSTEDVIRLAHPEDRERLREHISRSLRGTPAPPSIEYRVLRKDGGIRWVEQSVAPILFEGELALQSMAIDITARKHMEATLRESEEKYRSLVELSPDGILVHQDGRIVYINPAGMEMLGASHTGDLIGRDVMSIVHPDYRDAIRENIRIDLAGEVSPIIPLQVLRLDGTPIWVEGRGSRTFIGGRPAVQVFLRDITERKRVEDELQVFAATLKRSNEDLERFAYVSSHDLKEPLRAIVSFSQLLDAEYGNRLGEPGVRYIRNIVAAGSRMNALINDLLEYSRLAMQGLRLQETDIRSVIEKTLAILEPQIAESGATVECDPLPTVRADDLQLGTVFQNLIGNALKFRREGVPPRIRISACREEGAWRFVVKDNGIGIHPDYYGKIFVIFERLHHRDRYPGNGMGLAIAKRIVERHGGRIWVQSEPEKGSTFSFTLPDL, encoded by the coding sequence ATGCCTGCAGAGGACGTTCGGCCGAAGGTGGAGGCGCTCCATGACCGCCTGCAGGACATCATCCGGGAGATCCCTCCTGCACGGCAATCCCGAGCGCGGGAACTGCTGGATGGTCTCGCGGCAGATTGCGAAGCGGAGATCCGGCGCCTCCGCGAGCAGAACGCGGCCCTCCGGGAGAGCGAGCGGTTGTACCGCACCCTCGTGGAGGCATCTCCCGACGCGATCGTCGTCCACGACCGCGATGGCCGGCTCCTCTACGCCAATCCCTCTGCCCTGCGGCTGACAGGGACCGGCATCGGGGATATGAAGGATCGGTCGGTTCTTGACGTCCTCCCGTCGGGGGAGCGGGACGCCCTCCAGGGCGACATCCATAAGGTCATGGCGGGCGAGATACTCCCTCCCCTGTTGATGCCCATGACGCTTCCCGGCGGGAAGCATGTCCCGGTCGAGGTGACCGCCGCGCCTGTGGAGATCCACGGATCCCCCGCGGTTCAGGTCCACATGAGGGATATCACCGATCGCTGCGGTCATGAAGAGGTCTATCGGTTGCTGGTGGACAGATCGCTCCAGTCTCTCACCATCTTCACCCGTAGCGGCCCCGTCTTCGCCAACCGCAGGGCACTCGAGATCTGCGGCTATTCACGGGAAGAGCTCCTCTCCTTCTCGACGGAGGACGTGATCCGCCTGGCCCATCCCGAGGACCGGGAACGGCTCCGCGAACATATCTCACGCAGCCTCCGGGGAACTCCTGCTCCTCCATCCATCGAGTACCGCGTCCTGCGGAAGGATGGGGGAATCCGCTGGGTGGAACAGTCGGTCGCGCCGATCCTCTTCGAGGGAGAGCTGGCGCTGCAGTCCATGGCGATCGATATCACAGCGCGCAAACATATGGAGGCGACCCTGCGGGAGAGCGAGGAGAAGTACCGCAGCCTCGTGGAACTCTCCCCCGACGGGATCCTGGTGCACCAGGACGGGCGGATCGTCTACATCAATCCGGCGGGGATGGAGATGCTGGGCGCCTCGCATACTGGCGATCTGATCGGCAGGGACGTGATGAGCATCGTGCATCCCGATTATCGGGATGCCATCCGCGAGAATATCCGCATCGATCTGGCGGGGGAGGTCTCCCCCATAATCCCGCTCCAGGTGCTCCGCCTGGACGGGACGCCGATCTGGGTGGAGGGTCGGGGAAGCCGCACCTTCATCGGGGGCAGGCCCGCAGTCCAGGTCTTCCTGCGGGATATCACCGAGCGGAAGAGGGTGGAAGATGAACTGCAGGTCTTTGCGGCGACGCTGAAGCGGTCCAACGAGGACCTGGAGCGGTTCGCCTACGTCTCGTCCCACGACCTGAAAGAGCCGCTCCGCGCGATCGTGAGTTTTTCCCAGCTCCTGGACGCAGAGTACGGGAACCGGCTGGGCGAACCGGGGGTGCGGTATATCCGGAACATCGTCGCGGCCGGAAGCCGGATGAACGCTCTGATCAACGACCTGCTGGAGTACTCCCGGCTGGCCATGCAGGGGCTCCGGCTGCAGGAGACGGACATCCGGTCGGTGATCGAGAAGACCCTCGCCATCCTGGAGCCCCAGATCGCCGAGAGCGGCGCCACTGTCGAGTGCGATCCACTTCCGACCGTCCGGGCTGACGACCTCCAGCTGGGGACGGTCTTCCAGAACCTGATCGGTAACGCCCTGAAGTTCCGGCGGGAGGGCGTCCCGCCCCGCATTCGCATCTCCGCCTGCCGCGAGGAGGGAGCATGGCGGTTCGTGGTGAAGGACAACGGAATCGGCATTCACCCGGACTACTACGGGAAGATCTTCGTCATCTTCGAGCGGCTGCATCACCGCGACCGCTACCCTGGAAACGGCATGGGCCTGGCGATTGCAAAACGGATCGTGGAGCGGCACGGCGGGCGGATCTGGGTCCAGTCCGAGCCGGAGAAGGGTTCGACTTTCTCATTCACCCTCCCGGACCTGTAG
- a CDS encoding YIP1 family protein: MPDGFVAKARGFLLEPVETFRRSRADSFESAFVYFVILILINAVLTALVSLIGFGAAPWSMGGAPAVGPLSFIVSFFGSLIGNIVLLFVGGLIVHLFVVLAGGRMGVVQTLKAFIYGDTPVMLLGWIPIVGFLAFIYTVFLWIIGIRELHQISTLRAALAVIIPVVIAIVLLVLLVAALVLLIAGVVQEVTGMVA, encoded by the coding sequence ATGCCCGACGGATTCGTCGCAAAGGCGCGGGGGTTCCTGCTCGAGCCGGTGGAGACCTTCCGCAGATCGAGGGCGGACAGTTTCGAGTCCGCATTCGTATACTTCGTCATCCTGATCCTGATCAACGCCGTCCTGACGGCGCTCGTTTCCCTTATCGGGTTCGGAGCGGCGCCATGGTCGATGGGAGGGGCACCGGCGGTCGGGCCGCTCTCGTTTATCGTCTCGTTCTTCGGGTCGCTGATCGGGAACATCGTTCTGCTGTTCGTCGGCGGGCTGATCGTCCATCTCTTTGTCGTCCTGGCCGGTGGACGGATGGGCGTCGTGCAGACGCTGAAGGCATTCATCTACGGCGACACCCCGGTGATGCTCCTAGGCTGGATTCCCATCGTCGGATTCCTGGCATTCATCTATACTGTCTTTCTCTGGATCATCGGTATCCGGGAGCTCCACCAGATCTCCACCCTGCGGGCGGCGCTCGCCGTGATCATCCCCGTCGTGATCGCCATCGTCCTTCTCGTCCTGCTGGTGGCCGCGCTCGTCCTCCTGATCGCCGGGGTTGTGCAGGAGGTCACGGGAATGGTTGCCTGA
- a CDS encoding M20/M25/M40 family metallo-hydrolase yields MDPEPLRSMIHALMPAAIEDLGELIRHPSVAFSGFPPEPVFRMANATLDLLQAYGLPNARLLPIPDGYPAVYGEIRPPPGAPTVLFYAHYDVQPAPREQGWETDPWTPLVRDGRLCGRGAADNKCGILTHAATIRAFGSRPPVGVKVLIEGEEESTDSLARFVAENPNLVACDAFVIADMGNLTAGEPALTATLRGEAGSTITVRTLDHAVHSGEFGGPAPDALTALCRILASLHDENGDVAVPALTNHLWEGAGFPEELYRRTAGLLDGVDLIGSGTITSRLWSGPAIDVVGIDAPSVQDASNILVPSARARISMRTAPEADADRELEHLMEHLRRSAPWGVQVEVEKFRASRGFVCPRGGPVHMAAKWAMETAYGRPVQEIGGGGSIPLLHTLRQAVPDAEFVLWGSEDLARSRIHGPNESLDLGDFERTILAPCLLLLRLGRSDRGCREENHEPPAGANRRPP; encoded by the coding sequence ATGGATCCCGAACCGCTCCGGTCAATGATACATGCTCTGATGCCCGCGGCGATCGAGGATCTGGGCGAGCTGATCCGGCATCCCTCCGTGGCTTTCAGCGGTTTTCCGCCCGAACCGGTCTTTCGGATGGCGAACGCGACCCTGGACCTCCTGCAGGCATACGGCCTCCCGAACGCCCGGCTGCTCCCCATACCGGACGGCTACCCGGCCGTGTACGGCGAGATCCGCCCTCCACCCGGCGCCCCGACCGTGCTCTTCTACGCTCACTACGACGTGCAGCCGGCGCCGCGGGAGCAGGGCTGGGAGACCGATCCCTGGACACCGCTCGTGCGGGACGGGCGGCTGTGCGGGCGGGGTGCTGCAGACAACAAGTGCGGGATCCTGACTCACGCGGCAACGATACGGGCGTTCGGGAGCCGCCCTCCCGTGGGCGTGAAAGTGCTGATCGAGGGGGAGGAGGAGTCAACGGACTCCCTCGCCCGGTTCGTTGCGGAGAATCCGAACCTCGTCGCCTGCGACGCCTTCGTGATCGCCGACATGGGTAATCTCACCGCGGGGGAGCCGGCGCTAACCGCCACCCTGCGGGGCGAGGCAGGCAGCACGATCACGGTCCGCACTCTCGACCATGCGGTCCACTCCGGTGAGTTCGGCGGCCCGGCCCCGGATGCTCTGACCGCTCTCTGCCGGATCCTGGCCAGTCTCCATGACGAGAATGGCGATGTGGCGGTTCCCGCCCTCACGAACCACCTCTGGGAGGGGGCCGGTTTCCCCGAGGAGCTCTACCGCCGAACCGCCGGGCTGCTGGACGGCGTCGACCTGATCGGCAGCGGCACGATCACCTCCCGCCTCTGGTCCGGGCCTGCGATCGACGTGGTGGGAATCGATGCCCCGAGCGTCCAGGATGCATCCAACATCCTGGTCCCGTCGGCCCGGGCGCGGATCAGCATGCGCACCGCTCCGGAAGCCGACGCCGATCGCGAGCTCGAGCACCTGATGGAGCACCTCCGCCGCTCCGCTCCCTGGGGCGTGCAGGTGGAGGTGGAGAAGTTCCGGGCATCCAGGGGATTCGTATGTCCTCGCGGGGGGCCCGTACATATGGCGGCAAAATGGGCGATGGAGACGGCATATGGCAGACCCGTACAGGAGATCGGGGGCGGGGGCTCGATCCCCCTCCTGCACACCCTGCGGCAGGCGGTGCCGGATGCGGAGTTCGTGCTCTGGGGCAGCGAAGATCTCGCCCGCTCCCGCATCCACGGCCCGAACGAGAGCCTGGATCTCGGGGATTTCGAGCGGACGATCCTGGCCCCGTGCCTTCTTCTGCTTCGTCTGGGGAGATCCGACCGGGGCTGTCGGGAGGAGAATCATGAGCCGCCTGCCGGGGCGAATCGACGGCCTCCCTGA
- a CDS encoding DUF1579 family protein — translation MSNGSTEPRPFTGMQWTPRPCSPGVETRSLALFNRTFRWSGTIPPNAAGPGSPEMETEGRLTGAWILDGLWLSCELEQDQYIQGRKMLTWKARLLIGWDMVAQEYRAVGVDSNGVAFLFGGEFEGDRLVMYSARETPAQLRFTWDISDPNAIVWTAEMSVDGGPWQPVGERILKPVA, via the coding sequence ATGTCAAACGGCTCAACAGAACCGCGCCCCTTCACCGGCATGCAGTGGACCCCCCGCCCCTGTTCGCCCGGCGTCGAGACGCGCTCTCTGGCGCTCTTCAACCGCACCTTCCGGTGGAGCGGCACGATCCCTCCCAACGCGGCGGGTCCCGGATCCCCGGAGATGGAGACGGAGGGGCGGTTGACGGGCGCGTGGATCCTGGACGGGCTCTGGCTCTCCTGCGAGCTCGAGCAGGACCAGTACATCCAGGGCAGGAAAATGCTGACCTGGAAGGCCCGCCTCCTGATCGGCTGGGATATGGTGGCCCAGGAATACCGCGCTGTTGGGGTGGACAGCAACGGTGTCGCCTTCCTGTTCGGCGGGGAGTTCGAAGGGGACCGGCTGGTCATGTACTCGGCGCGGGAAACCCCGGCCCAGCTCCGCTTCACCTGGGATATCAGCGACCCCAATGCCATCGTCTGGACGGCAGAGATGTCGGTCGACGGCGGACCGTGGCAACCGGTGGGAGAGCGGATCCTGAAGCCCGTGGCATGA
- a CDS encoding methyltransferase domain-containing protein, with protein sequence MARTSSDYVHGRSDAEAERLAYQANRLSDLLHGGIRYPPGSRVLEAACGVGAQTVILARNSPGAAFVSVDIFRESLARAEERVRAAGCTNVAFHQADVYHLPFAAETFDHVFVCFLLEHLPDPLRALEGLKDVLRPGGTITVIEGDHGSAFFHPDSEHARRTIRCLVDLQKGMGGNAFIGRELFHLLRDAGYTDVSVTPRCTYADASRPETIQGVRNIFIAMVEGVRDEALARGLVDGETWERGIRDLYRTTEPGGSFSYTFFKGIGVKRSP encoded by the coding sequence ATGGCGCGCACATCCTCCGACTATGTCCACGGCCGCTCGGATGCGGAAGCAGAGCGGCTGGCCTACCAGGCCAACCGACTCTCCGATCTCCTGCACGGCGGCATACGCTACCCGCCCGGAAGCCGGGTTCTCGAGGCCGCCTGTGGCGTCGGGGCCCAGACCGTGATCCTGGCCCGGAACAGCCCCGGGGCCGCATTCGTCTCGGTGGACATATTTCGTGAGTCCCTGGCCCGGGCGGAGGAGCGGGTGCGGGCAGCCGGCTGCACGAACGTGGCATTCCATCAGGCGGATGTATACCACCTGCCATTCGCGGCGGAAACCTTCGACCATGTCTTCGTCTGCTTCCTTCTCGAGCACCTCCCCGATCCGCTACGGGCCCTGGAGGGGCTGAAGGACGTACTCCGCCCCGGCGGGACCATCACCGTGATCGAGGGCGACCACGGCTCCGCCTTCTTCCACCCGGACAGCGAGCACGCCCGGCGGACGATCCGGTGCCTGGTCGATCTCCAGAAGGGGATGGGTGGCAACGCCTTCATCGGGCGGGAGCTCTTCCACCTGCTGCGGGACGCCGGCTATACTGATGTCTCGGTCACCCCCCGCTGCACCTACGCCGACGCGAGCCGCCCGGAGACCATTCAGGGCGTGCGGAACATCTTCATCGCCATGGTCGAGGGCGTGCGGGACGAGGCACTGGCTCGGGGTCTCGTTGACGGGGAGACCTGGGAGCGGGGGATCCGCGACCTCTACCGCACGACAGAGCCCGGCGGTTCGTTCTCCTACACCTTCTTCAAGGGGATCGGAGTGAAGCGCTCCCCCTAG
- a CDS encoding AAA family ATPase, protein MHIRSVRLLHDCYPTRDDYPFNLEIFQETDSLEFQKAVTFFIGENGTGKSTLLAAIARACGIAIWEDTDGRRFHYNRFEQELYRCIRIGWIRERVPGAFFASEIFRNFARLLDEWAAADPDLLHYFGSESLMEKSHGQSHMAFFRSRFRIKGLYLLDEPENALSPRMQLQLLGLLREIGAAGDAQFIIATHSPLLLACPDAEIFSFDARPIRRVSYEDTDHYRICRDFLNDYRRYLADR, encoded by the coding sequence GTGCACATCCGGAGCGTCCGCCTCCTCCACGACTGCTATCCGACACGGGACGACTACCCGTTCAACCTGGAGATCTTTCAGGAAACGGACTCGCTCGAGTTCCAGAAGGCGGTGACGTTCTTTATCGGGGAGAACGGGACTGGAAAATCCACGCTGCTTGCCGCCATCGCCCGGGCATGTGGCATCGCCATCTGGGAGGACACGGATGGGCGGCGCTTCCACTACAACCGGTTCGAGCAGGAGCTCTACCGCTGCATCCGGATCGGGTGGATCCGGGAACGCGTTCCGGGCGCCTTCTTCGCCTCCGAGATCTTCCGCAACTTCGCCCGCCTGCTGGACGAGTGGGCGGCAGCCGATCCGGATTTGCTGCATTACTTCGGCAGCGAGTCCCTGATGGAAAAGTCCCACGGTCAGAGCCATATGGCGTTTTTCCGGAGCCGTTTCCGCATCAAAGGGCTGTACCTTTTGGACGAACCGGAGAACGCTCTCTCGCCCCGCATGCAGCTGCAGCTGCTGGGGCTGCTGCGGGAGATCGGCGCGGCGGGTGACGCCCAGTTCATCATCGCCACGCACTCCCCTCTGCTGCTCGCCTGCCCCGATGCGGAGATCTTCAGCTTCGACGCCCGCCCGATCCGCAGGGTGTCGTACGAAGATACCGATCACTACCGGATCTGCAGGGATTTCCTGAACGATTACCGGCGGTACCTGGCAGATCGCTAG